One region of Brassica napus cultivar Da-Ae chromosome A10, Da-Ae, whole genome shotgun sequence genomic DNA includes:
- the LOC106387658 gene encoding uncharacterized protein LOC106387658 gives MKNLAVLVAMILFSCFVTSQVTASDLLPNPSLRSEKLEWWHYHYYPYYHPKPHWAFPRSAGKAFPPLPAGYNPYFHPIPFHLPMVVTKCLSDRKEVKTCLVDIAKAFYTRKPLIGTECCASILNMDRDCDKTIFGAYHNPFFDWAVKLHCSTKAGSTPYAPSPA, from the coding sequence ATGAAGAATCTCGCAGTTCTTGTTGCTATGATTCTCTTCTCATGTTTTGTCACATCACAAGTTACAGCAAGCGACTTGTTACCAAACCCATCATTGCGTAGTGAAAAGCTTGAATGGTGGCATTACCATTACTACCCTTACTACCACCCTAAACCACATTGGGCGTTCCCACGCTCTGCCGGAAAGGCTTTTCCGCCACTCCCTGCCGGCTACAACCCCTACTTCCACCCGATTCCGTTCCATCTACCAATGGTAGTCACCAAATGCTTGTCTGATCGCAAGGAGGTAAAAACATGTTTGGTGGATATCGCTAAGGCTTTTTACACTCGAAAACCCCTTATTGGAACGGAATGTTGCGCTTCGATACTGAACATGGATAGAGACTGTGATAAGACTATCTTTGGAGCTTACCATAACCCTTTCTTTGACTGGGCTGTTAAGCTTCATTGCTCCACCAAAGCTGGATCGACTCCTTATGCTCCCTCGCCGGCTTAA